A region from the Flavobacterium enshiense genome encodes:
- a CDS encoding ABC transporter permease, translated as MNFPFYIARRYTVSFSKSTAINIITGIATLGIIVSSMALFVVLSVFSGLREFSLSFANDTDPDLKLSNSVGKSLMITPQQENKLKTSKNIAVYSKTIEERVLFSFNEKQEVAYLKGVDDAFKKTTPFEKKIYAGEWLKPNTSQVVIGYGIANKLSMGLFDFNNVFEVFVPKPGKGAIENPEEAFNESPLTPIGIYAINDDLDKKYVFADLGLSQELLQYQSNQVTSIEVKLKPSASEDETIEELQTIFNNKVSVKTRAQLNDSLYKMLNTENIAVYLIFTLVIIVALFNLVGALIMMILDKKANLKTLFNLGAEIRHLRAVFLLQGNLLTFIGGTIGLLLGMLFVVLQKKYALIMITPSMAYPIEFRTINVIIVMATISILGLTASWIASSRVGKSLLE; from the coding sequence TTGAATTTTCCGTTCTACATAGCGCGTCGTTACACGGTTAGTTTCAGCAAAAGCACTGCCATCAATATTATTACAGGTATTGCGACACTTGGAATCATCGTGAGTTCCATGGCGCTCTTTGTGGTTTTGTCGGTATTCAGCGGTTTACGGGAATTCAGTCTTTCCTTTGCCAACGATACCGATCCCGACTTAAAACTGTCAAACTCGGTTGGCAAATCGCTGATGATTACCCCGCAGCAGGAAAACAAGTTAAAGACTTCCAAAAACATTGCCGTTTACAGTAAAACAATTGAAGAACGTGTACTATTCTCTTTCAACGAAAAACAGGAAGTAGCTTATTTAAAAGGTGTTGACGACGCTTTCAAAAAAACGACTCCATTCGAAAAGAAAATTTATGCCGGAGAATGGCTTAAACCCAATACCTCCCAGGTAGTTATCGGATATGGTATTGCCAACAAACTTTCCATGGGACTTTTCGACTTTAATAATGTTTTTGAGGTTTTCGTACCTAAACCCGGTAAAGGTGCAATAGAAAATCCCGAAGAAGCTTTCAACGAATCACCACTGACGCCTATAGGCATCTATGCCATCAACGACGATTTGGATAAAAAATATGTTTTTGCAGATCTGGGACTATCTCAAGAATTACTGCAATATCAATCCAATCAGGTCACTTCCATTGAAGTAAAACTAAAACCGTCAGCTTCTGAAGACGAAACCATCGAAGAACTGCAAACCATTTTCAACAATAAGGTATCGGTAAAAACACGGGCTCAATTAAACGACAGTTTATACAAAATGCTCAACACCGAAAACATTGCTGTTTACCTCATTTTCACCTTAGTGATAATCGTTGCCCTTTTCAATCTGGTGGGCGCGCTGATCATGATGATCCTGGACAAAAAAGCCAACCTTAAAACCCTCTTCAATCTGGGAGCGGAAATCCGACACCTGAGAGCTGTGTTTTTACTTCAGGGAAATTTGCTAACGTTTATTGGCGGAACCATCGGTTTATTATTAGGCATGCTGTTTGTTGTCCTGCAAAAAAAATATGCACTGATTATGATTACGCCTTCCATGGCCTACCCTATTGAATTTAGAACAATTAACGTTATCATTGTAATGGCTACCATCAGCATACTGGGATTAACAGCGTCTTGGATTGCTTCAAGCCGTGTCGGCAAAAGCCTGCTGGAGTAA
- the rbfA gene encoding 30S ribosome-binding factor RbfA: METNRQKKIGTLLQKDLVDILQGEVRKNGISNLIISVSKVNVTSDLSIAKVYLSIFPVDKGPELLAAIRTNTPLIRYDLAQRVKQQLRRVPNLIFYIDDSLDYIEKIDNALKGDENPIENRDLLARRKKL, translated from the coding sequence ATGGAAACAAACAGACAAAAAAAGATAGGAACGCTTTTGCAAAAAGATTTGGTGGATATTTTGCAGGGTGAGGTACGTAAAAACGGAATCAGCAATCTGATTATTTCCGTGTCAAAAGTGAATGTGACGTCCGACTTATCCATTGCGAAAGTATATTTGAGCATTTTTCCGGTTGATAAAGGTCCGGAACTTTTAGCGGCAATCCGAACAAATACTCCATTAATTAGATACGACTTAGCACAACGCGTTAAACAACAGTTACGCCGTGTACCGAATCTGATTTTTTACATCGACGACAGTTTAGATTATATCGAAAAAATAGACAACGCTTTAAAAGGCGATGAAAACCCGATCGAAAACCGCGACCTTTTAGCTCGAAGAAAGAAATTATAA
- the mce gene encoding methylmalonyl-CoA epimerase, with translation MRKIEHIGIAVKDLETSNLVFEKLFGAPAYKQEEVESEGVKTSFFMNGPNKIELLEATNPESPIAKFIEKKGEGIHHIAFDVEDIVAEIARLQQEGFMVLNEVPKKGADNKLVAFLHPKGTNGVLVELCQEIPN, from the coding sequence ATGAGAAAAATAGAACATATAGGTATTGCGGTTAAGGATCTGGAAACGTCCAATCTGGTTTTTGAAAAACTGTTCGGAGCACCAGCTTACAAGCAGGAAGAAGTGGAAAGCGAAGGGGTGAAGACTTCCTTTTTTATGAATGGTCCTAATAAAATTGAGTTATTGGAAGCAACTAATCCGGAAAGTCCGATAGCTAAGTTTATCGAGAAAAAAGGAGAAGGGATTCATCATATCGCTTTTGATGTGGAAGATATCGTTGCGGAAATAGCTCGTTTACAGCAAGAAGGCTTTATGGTTTTGAATGAAGTACCTAAGAAAGGAGCGGATAATAAGCTGGTTGCTTTTCTTCACCCAAAAGGAACAAATGGCGTTTTAGTGGAATTATGTCAAGAAATCCCGAATTAA
- a CDS encoding riboflavin synthase: protein MFTGIIETLGTIQDIQKENNNIHVTISSSITGELKIDQSVAHNGICLTVVNISHDSYTVTAIKETIDKTNLGDWKVGDSVNIERAMKLGDRLDGHIVQGHVDQTGICKNIENAGGSIYFTFEYDSNQNNITIEKGSITINGVSLTIVNSKKNEFSVAIIPYTLEHTNFKNFKIGTKINLEFDVIGKYVARLQELKN from the coding sequence ATGTTTACAGGAATTATTGAAACTCTTGGAACGATTCAGGATATTCAGAAAGAAAACAACAATATTCACGTTACCATAAGTTCTTCAATCACCGGAGAATTGAAAATTGACCAAAGCGTAGCCCACAACGGCATCTGCCTAACCGTCGTTAATATCAGCCACGATAGTTATACTGTTACCGCCATTAAAGAAACCATCGATAAAACAAATTTGGGTGACTGGAAAGTGGGTGACTCTGTTAACATAGAACGCGCCATGAAATTAGGCGATCGCTTGGACGGTCATATTGTTCAGGGACATGTGGATCAGACCGGCATTTGCAAAAACATCGAAAATGCCGGCGGAAGTATTTATTTCACCTTTGAATACGATAGCAACCAAAACAACATAACCATCGAAAAAGGCTCCATAACCATAAATGGTGTCAGTCTAACAATCGTAAATTCAAAGAAAAACGAATTCAGCGTTGCAATAATACCTTACACTTTGGAACACACCAATTTTAAAAACTTTAAAATTGGCACAAAAATCAATCTTGAATTTGATGTTATTGGAAAATATGTCGCCCGATTGCAGGAACTGAAAAATTAA
- the pdxA gene encoding 4-hydroxythreonine-4-phosphate dehydrogenase PdxA: MVKRAENIIVGISIGDLNGIGSEVILKTFEDTRMLELCTPVIFGNVKILSFLKRTLNLESNLQGIDKLEQLVFGRINVLNIWREGVNLQFGENDETVGKYAIKSFTAATQALKEGLIDVLVTAPINKYNIQSEEFHFPGHTDYLNQELEGDALMLMVQDNLRVGLLTDHVPVNEVSAHLTEALIRTKLETVNKTLIQDFGITKPKIAVLGLNPHCGDHGVIGKEDDEVIRPALQKLFDEGIMVFGPYSADSFFGSGQYEKFDAVIATYHDQGLIPFKTLSFGKGVNYTAGLNKIRTSPDHGTAYEIAGKGMADFNSFKEAVYLALDVFHNRNEYKELVKNPLKTK, encoded by the coding sequence ATGGTTAAAAGAGCAGAAAATATAATTGTAGGGATTTCCATCGGAGATTTAAATGGTATCGGAAGTGAAGTAATTTTGAAAACTTTCGAAGATACCCGTATGCTTGAGCTTTGTACGCCGGTTATTTTTGGGAATGTAAAAATTCTTTCATTTCTTAAAAGAACACTGAATTTAGAATCTAATCTGCAAGGGATAGATAAATTGGAACAATTAGTGTTTGGTAGAATCAATGTGCTTAATATTTGGCGAGAAGGAGTGAATCTGCAATTCGGAGAGAATGACGAAACTGTTGGTAAGTATGCGATTAAGTCGTTTACCGCCGCTACCCAGGCATTGAAAGAGGGGTTGATAGATGTTTTGGTGACGGCTCCTATTAATAAGTATAATATACAATCGGAAGAATTTCATTTTCCCGGTCATACCGATTACCTGAATCAGGAATTGGAAGGCGATGCGTTAATGTTGATGGTTCAGGATAATTTGCGGGTCGGGCTTTTAACGGATCATGTGCCGGTTAATGAGGTTTCTGCTCATTTAACGGAAGCATTGATCAGAACCAAGCTGGAGACGGTTAATAAAACACTTATTCAGGATTTTGGAATCACAAAGCCAAAAATTGCAGTATTGGGATTGAATCCACACTGCGGCGATCATGGTGTGATAGGCAAGGAAGATGATGAGGTAATCCGGCCGGCATTGCAGAAACTTTTTGACGAAGGAATTATGGTTTTTGGACCGTATTCGGCAGATAGTTTCTTCGGTTCAGGGCAATACGAAAAATTTGATGCCGTGATTGCGACTTATCACGATCAGGGATTAATTCCGTTTAAGACATTGTCTTTTGGAAAAGGAGTTAATTATACAGCGGGATTAAATAAAATACGAACATCACCAGACCATGGAACAGCATATGAAATTGCCGGAAAAGGGATGGCGGATTTCAATTCGTTTAAGGAGGCGGTTTATCTGGCATTGGATGTGTTTCATAACCGAAACGAATACAAGGAGTTGGTTAAAAATCCTTTGAAAACAAAGTAA
- a CDS encoding YceD family protein, which translates to MNIQKDFLIPFVGLKLGKHQFDYQIGKEFFESFEFDEYNDVNIKVDLVLEKKSTLLELTFKHKGTINVPCDLTGEEFDLPIKGKLNLIVKFGDAFNNENDELLILPHGEFQVDVAQYIYEMIVLSVPSKRIHPGVKDGTLKTEAIEKLNELAPKEQHKKEEENNDPRWDKLKQLLTDK; encoded by the coding sequence ATGAATATTCAGAAAGATTTTTTAATTCCTTTTGTGGGATTAAAGTTGGGGAAACATCAGTTTGACTATCAAATAGGTAAGGAGTTCTTTGAGAGCTTTGAGTTTGACGAATATAATGATGTCAATATCAAGGTGGATTTGGTTTTGGAAAAGAAAAGCACTTTGCTTGAGCTTACATTTAAACACAAGGGTACGATTAATGTACCTTGTGATTTAACCGGTGAGGAATTCGATTTGCCAATAAAAGGAAAGCTGAATTTAATTGTGAAATTCGGTGATGCTTTTAATAATGAGAATGATGAATTACTGATCTTGCCTCATGGTGAATTTCAGGTTGATGTGGCACAGTATATCTATGAGATGATTGTGTTGTCGGTACCTTCGAAACGTATCCATCCTGGTGTGAAAGACGGTACATTAAAAACCGAAGCGATTGAAAAACTGAATGAACTGGCTCCGAAAGAGCAACATAAAAAAGAAGAAGAAAATAATGATCCCCGTTGGGATAAATTAAAACAACTATTAACGGATAAATAA
- the rpmF gene encoding 50S ribosomal protein L32, whose product MAHPKRKTSKTRRDKRRTHYKATTPQIATCPVTGEAHLYHRAYWHEGKMYYRGQVVIDKQVAEA is encoded by the coding sequence ATGGCACATCCTAAGAGAAAAACCTCGAAAACAAGAAGAGATAAGAGAAGAACGCACTATAAAGCGACAACTCCTCAAATTGCAACATGTCCTGTAACAGGAGAGGCGCATTTATACCACAGAGCTTACTGGCATGAAGGTAAAATGTACTACAGAGGTCAAGTTGTTATTGACAAACAAGTAGCGGAAGCATAG
- a CDS encoding beta-ketoacyl-ACP synthase III, with amino-acid sequence MNKTTAAITAVGAYVPDFVLSNQVLETMVDTNDEWITTRTGIKERRMLKEEGQGTSFMAIKAAQNLIEKTGIDPKEIDLLIMATATPDMPVAATGVYVATQIGAVNAFAYDLHAACSSFLYGMSTASAYIESGRYKKVLLIGADKMSSIIDYTDRATCIIFGDGAGAVLFEPNNEGLGIQDEFLRSDGIGREFLKIDAGGSILPASEETVKNRQHYVFQDGKTVFKYAVSGMADVSEKIMQRNNLTKEDVNWLVAHQANKRIIDATANRMGLDEEKVLINIHRYGNTTSATLPLLLSDFESQLKKGDNIIFAAFGGGFTWGAVYLKWAYNKQ; translated from the coding sequence ATGAATAAAACAACAGCCGCTATAACAGCAGTGGGTGCCTATGTTCCGGACTTCGTTTTGTCAAACCAAGTATTGGAAACCATGGTGGATACTAACGACGAGTGGATTACTACCCGTACTGGTATCAAAGAAAGAAGAATGCTAAAAGAAGAAGGGCAGGGGACTTCTTTCATGGCGATAAAAGCAGCGCAAAACTTAATCGAAAAAACAGGAATTGATCCTAAAGAAATCGATTTGTTAATAATGGCTACCGCAACACCAGACATGCCGGTTGCCGCTACAGGAGTGTATGTTGCCACTCAAATCGGGGCCGTTAATGCGTTTGCCTACGATCTTCATGCAGCATGTTCAAGTTTCCTTTACGGAATGTCTACCGCTTCAGCCTACATCGAATCAGGACGTTACAAAAAAGTCCTTTTGATTGGAGCCGACAAAATGTCTTCCATTATCGATTATACCGACAGAGCAACCTGCATCATCTTTGGAGATGGCGCCGGAGCTGTATTGTTTGAACCGAATAATGAAGGTTTAGGTATTCAGGACGAGTTTTTGAGAAGTGACGGTATCGGAAGGGAATTCCTTAAAATCGATGCAGGAGGTTCTATTTTACCGGCTTCGGAAGAAACGGTTAAAAACAGACAACACTATGTGTTCCAGGACGGGAAAACGGTATTTAAATATGCGGTGTCGGGAATGGCAGATGTAAGTGAAAAAATCATGCAGCGCAATAATCTGACGAAAGAAGATGTGAATTGGTTAGTGGCACACCAGGCCAATAAACGTATTATTGATGCAACAGCAAACCGCATGGGGCTTGACGAAGAAAAGGTATTGATTAACATTCATCGTTACGGAAATACTACATCAGCAACATTGCCATTGTTGTTGAGTGATTTTGAGAGTCAGCTTAAAAAAGGAGATAACATTATTTTTGCAGCCTTTGGGGGCGGTTTCACATGGGGAGCTGTTTACCTGAAATGGGCGTATAACAAACAATAA
- the accB gene encoding acetyl-CoA carboxylase biotin carboxyl carrier protein codes for MDIREIQNLIKFVAKSGATEVKLEMDDFKITIKTTEAGAAETTYIQQMPMQAMPMAAPVAAAPAAVAPGAPAAPVAAVDDNSKYITIKSPMIGTFYRKPSPDKPTFVEVGSTISKGDVVCVIEAMKLFNEIEAEVSGKIVKVLVDDASPVEFDQPLFLVDPS; via the coding sequence ATGGATATCAGAGAAATTCAAAACCTAATCAAATTTGTAGCAAAATCAGGTGCTACAGAAGTAAAATTAGAAATGGATGATTTTAAAATCACCATTAAAACAACTGAAGCTGGAGCAGCTGAAACAACTTATATTCAGCAAATGCCTATGCAGGCAATGCCTATGGCGGCTCCTGTAGCAGCGGCACCAGCAGCAGTAGCACCGGGGGCACCGGCAGCACCAGTTGCAGCAGTAGATGACAATTCGAAATACATTACTATCAAGTCACCAATGATTGGTACTTTCTATAGAAAACCTTCTCCGGACAAACCAACGTTCGTTGAAGTAGGTAGCACAATTTCTAAAGGAGATGTAGTTTGTGTTATTGAAGCAATGAAATTATTCAACGAAATCGAAGCGGAAGTTTCCGGTAAAATCGTTAAAGTTTTAGTGGATGACGCTTCTCCGGTAGAATTCGATCAGCCATTGTTCTTAGTAGATCCATCTTAA
- the accC gene encoding acetyl-CoA carboxylase biotin carboxylase subunit, with product MFKKILIANRGEIALRVIRTCKEMGIKTVAVYSTVDAESLHVKFADEAVCIGPAPSNLSYLKMSNIIAAAEITNADAIHPGYGFLSENAKFSRICQEHNIKFIGASPEMIDKMGDKATAKATMKAAGVPCVPGSDGILEDFKQAKKVAKEIGYPVMMKATAGGGGKGMRAIWKEEELEKAWESARMEAAAAFGNDGMYMEKLIEEPRHIEIQVVGDSYGKACHLSERDCSVQRRHQKLTEETPSPFMTDELREKMGEAAVKAAEYIKYEGAGTVEFLVDKHRNFYFMEMNTRIQVEHPITEQVIDYDLIREQIMVAAGVPISGKNYLPQLHSIECRINAEDPYNDFRPSPGKITVLHAPGGHGVRLDTHVYAGYTIPSNYDSMIAKLITTAQTREEAINKMKRALDEFVIEGIKTTIPFHRQLMDEPDYVAGNYTTKFMESFKMKELN from the coding sequence ATGTTTAAAAAAATATTAATCGCAAACAGGGGAGAGATTGCACTTCGTGTGATTAGAACCTGTAAAGAAATGGGAATCAAAACGGTTGCGGTTTATTCTACAGTTGATGCGGAAAGCTTGCACGTTAAGTTTGCCGATGAAGCAGTATGTATCGGACCTGCACCCAGTAATCTTTCCTATTTAAAGATGTCAAATATCATTGCAGCTGCAGAAATAACTAATGCAGACGCAATTCACCCGGGTTACGGGTTCCTTTCTGAGAATGCTAAATTCTCCAGAATCTGTCAGGAACACAATATCAAATTTATTGGTGCATCTCCTGAGATGATTGACAAAATGGGAGATAAGGCTACGGCTAAAGCTACCATGAAAGCAGCTGGTGTTCCTTGCGTACCGGGTTCTGACGGTATCCTGGAAGATTTTAAACAAGCTAAAAAAGTAGCTAAAGAAATCGGATACCCGGTGATGATGAAAGCTACTGCCGGTGGTGGTGGTAAAGGGATGCGTGCTATCTGGAAAGAAGAAGAGCTTGAAAAAGCTTGGGAAAGCGCTCGTATGGAAGCTGCAGCAGCATTCGGTAATGATGGTATGTACATGGAAAAACTTATCGAAGAGCCTCGTCACATCGAGATTCAGGTGGTAGGGGATTCGTATGGAAAAGCATGTCACCTTTCGGAAAGAGACTGTTCGGTACAACGTCGTCATCAAAAATTAACGGAAGAAACACCTTCTCCGTTCATGACGGATGAATTACGTGAAAAAATGGGTGAAGCTGCGGTTAAAGCTGCAGAATATATCAAATACGAAGGAGCCGGTACTGTTGAGTTCTTAGTGGACAAACACAGAAACTTCTACTTCATGGAAATGAACACGCGTATTCAGGTAGAGCATCCAATCACTGAGCAGGTTATCGATTATGACTTGATTCGTGAGCAGATTATGGTAGCAGCAGGGGTGCCTATTTCAGGTAAAAACTACTTGCCGCAATTACACTCTATCGAATGCCGTATCAACGCGGAAGATCCTTACAATGATTTCCGTCCGTCTCCAGGTAAAATTACAGTTTTACACGCACCGGGAGGACACGGAGTTCGTTTGGATACTCACGTTTATGCAGGATACACAATCCCGTCAAATTACGATTCAATGATTGCGAAGTTGATCACGACTGCGCAAACCAGAGAAGAGGCAATCAATAAAATGAAACGTGCTTTGGATGAATTCGTAATCGAAGGGATAAAAACTACGATTCCGTTCCACAGACAATTGATGGATGAGCCGGATTATGTTGCCGGAAATTATACCACCAAGTTTATGGAATCTTTCAAAATGAAAGAGCTTAATTAA
- a CDS encoding ligand-binding sensor domain-containing protein produces the protein MMRFLLLLICVCFSSCKGQNKSENSISSTTDKETIKSANKFKTNSATEIDKNIRSIFQDKNGNYWFGTNGAGVYRYDGTTLIQLTEKDGLSNNQVQSIQEDKFGNIWFGTGLFRVSRFDGKTFTTLINHLNDSSVNNWKIEPDDLWFYAGGGVFRYSNNSLKYLPLAETGHKSGNPQNSPFNLSPYAVYSILKDKKGNLWFGTQAKGVCRYDGKSFMWFTEKGLSGPAVLSLFEDSKGNIWFGNNGAGLFRYDGKSLVNFTEEKELGNKEFRASGKAGLGTLARIYSINEDSNGSLWVGTVDAGVWRYNGNDLTNYTTKDGLTSNAVNTIYKDKKGDLWFGTDENGVCKFNGKSFTEFVPK, from the coding sequence ATGATGAGATTCCTTTTATTGCTTATATGCGTATGTTTTTCTTCTTGCAAGGGACAGAACAAGTCTGAAAATAGTATCAGTAGTACAACTGACAAGGAAACTATTAAGAGCGCCAACAAATTCAAAACTAATTCAGCAACCGAAATCGACAAAAACATTCGGAGTATCTTTCAGGATAAAAATGGCAATTATTGGTTTGGCACAAATGGAGCCGGTGTGTATCGCTACGATGGTACAACATTGATACAACTTACTGAGAAAGACGGACTGTCTAATAATCAAGTTCAAAGTATTCAAGAAGACAAATTCGGAAACATTTGGTTTGGCACAGGTTTATTCCGCGTCAGCCGTTTTGATGGAAAAACTTTTACCACGCTCATCAATCATTTAAATGATAGTTCTGTCAACAATTGGAAAATAGAACCTGACGACCTGTGGTTCTATGCCGGAGGTGGAGTTTTTCGCTATAGCAACAATTCACTTAAATATTTGCCTTTGGCGGAGACTGGTCATAAGTCTGGAAATCCACAAAATTCTCCCTTCAACCTTAGTCCCTACGCGGTATATTCTATTCTGAAAGATAAAAAAGGAAATCTTTGGTTTGGCACTCAGGCTAAAGGGGTTTGTCGATATGATGGAAAATCGTTCATGTGGTTTACTGAAAAAGGTCTGAGTGGTCCGGCAGTACTTAGTTTGTTTGAAGATAGTAAAGGGAACATTTGGTTTGGAAATAATGGTGCCGGTCTATTTAGATATGACGGCAAATCGTTAGTCAATTTTACAGAAGAAAAGGAACTTGGTAATAAAGAATTTAGGGCTTCAGGTAAAGCAGGTTTAGGTACCTTGGCTCGTATTTATTCTATAAACGAAGACAGCAATGGAAGCCTTTGGGTTGGAACCGTTGATGCCGGTGTTTGGAGATATAATGGGAATGACTTAACTAATTATACCACAAAAGATGGATTGACCAGTAATGCCGTAAACACGATTTATAAAGATAAAAAAGGCGACCTTTGGTTTGGAACAGACGAAAATGGTGTATGTAAATTCAATGGAAAATCTTTTACTGAGTTTGTTCCAAAATAA
- a CDS encoding HD domain-containing protein, with protein sequence MQTENLLKQVAFIKEIDKLKYIQRKTKLFNSDRRENDAEHSWHLAMMTIVLAEHSDKPIDVLKVLKMVLMHDIVEIDAGDTFIYDTQKNHTNTDEELIAAKRIFGLLPKEQAEEFIVIWQEFEEGITDEAKFAKSMDRFEPLLQNVSNNGGTWAEFNVPYQKVYDKKKAIKDGSAVIWEYAENLINESVDMGILKK encoded by the coding sequence ATGCAGACTGAAAATTTATTAAAACAAGTAGCTTTCATAAAAGAGATTGACAAGCTTAAATACATTCAACGTAAAACTAAATTATTCAACAGCGACAGACGCGAAAACGACGCAGAACACAGTTGGCATTTGGCAATGATGACGATTGTGTTAGCAGAACATTCTGACAAACCAATAGATGTTCTCAAAGTTTTGAAAATGGTTTTAATGCACGACATTGTAGAAATTGATGCCGGTGATACGTTTATTTACGACACACAAAAAAATCACACAAATACCGATGAGGAGCTTATTGCAGCGAAACGAATATTTGGGCTTTTACCAAAAGAACAAGCAGAAGAATTTATAGTAATTTGGCAGGAATTTGAAGAGGGTATTACAGATGAGGCAAAATTTGCAAAATCAATGGACAGATTTGAGCCATTACTTCAAAATGTCTCCAATAATGGTGGAACGTGGGCGGAATTTAATGTGCCTTATCAAAAAGTTTATGACAAGAAAAAAGCAATTAAAGACGGTTCCGCTGTAATCTGGGAATATGCCGAGAATTTGATCAATGAAAGTGTGGACATGGGAATCCTCAAAAAATAA